Below is a genomic region from Paraburkholderia sp. BL23I1N1.
CCGCCCAACCGAAGCCCAGTTCGCAACCCCCAGCCCTTAATTCACCACCAGCACCGGCGCCACGGCCGCCGGATCGCTAATGCTCGGCCGGCCATTTTCCACGTGCCCCGCCAGACGACGCGAGAAGCTGGCGTCGTCATTGCTCGTCACCGTCAAGTCGTACCAGTGATGGCTCGACGCCAGCACCCACGCCTCTTCGATATGTGCCTCCGCCGGGACCAGCACCGGACGCGTCCGTGCCCCATACGCGTTGTCCGTCACCGTCAATCGCGCAACGCCGCCGCCCTTGTTGCTGAACTTCAAAAACACATTGCCGTTCGCAACGTCGTACTGCACCTTGATCTCCGGTAGCGCGGGTTTATTGTGGCCGCGCCCACCCGTCGCCTGCTGCGTATTGCCCTCAAACTTGCGCACGAAGCCGTTCGGCCCGAACACCTCGACCGCGTACACGCCGTTCGTCGTCGTCAGATCGAAGGTCTCGTTGAGCGACTTGCCGGCCTCGACCGTATAGCGCCACGGGCCATCCGTGCGATTCGTCGAGTACACGTAGAAATGCGCGCCTTGACCGCCGGTGTTGGCAAGCACGATCTCGAACGTGTTCTTCTTCACATCCGCGTGACCGTTCACGTGCAATTCGTACGGCAACGCACGAGCGAAACGAATGCCCGATTCCTGCGGATCGAATGCGACTGGCGTCGCAGGCACCGTGGGTTTCGGCTGCGACGTACACTCGTTGGCGATCTGCTGATAGTTGCTCGTATCCGGGAGCGGCGGCACGCTGGCGTCCGGCGTGCGAAAGTCAAACGCTGTCGTCAGATCGCCGCACACCGCACGGCGCCATGCCGTGATATTCGGCTCATACACGCCAAAGCGCGTTTCGATGAAGCGAATCACCGACGTATGGTCGAACACCTGCGAGCATACAAATCCACCCTTGCTCCACGGCGACACGATCGTCATCGGTACGCGTGGGCCGAGGCCGTACGGCAAACCGTCTGCCGTGTACGTGCCGCCACGCGCAGGATTGACCACGTTGTGAATCTCGCCGTCGGTGCTGACCGTCGACTGGCCTTGTGCCGGTGTCGTCGCCGGTTGCGGCGGCACGAGGTGGTCGAAGAAGCCGTCGTTCTCATCGTACATGATGAACAGCACGGTCTTGCTCCACACTTCGGGACTCGACGTCAATGCATCGAGAATCTGCGACGTGTATTCCGCGCCGTAGGCGGGCGTATAGCTCGGATGTTCCGGATAGGCAGCGGGCGGGCACAGCCACGATACCTGTGGCAGATTACCCGCGAGCACGTCGTTCTTCAGGTCCGTGATCGTGCGCACCGTCTGCGCGCGCTCGTACAACGGCGAACCCGGCTGCGCGTTGATGAAGTTCGCGAAGTTTTGCAGAACGTTGGTGCCATAGTTGCCGTTCAACGGGTCCGCGCCAGTGAGACCTTGTTGGTAGATCTGCCATGTGATGCCCGCGGCTTGCAGACGCTCCGGGTACGTGGTCCACGAGAGCAATTGATAATTCGGCGGTCCGTCGCCGTCGACGTAGTCGCTGTTGTCGAGCAGCGGGCCCCCCATCGTGCCGGTCGGATCGACCATGCCGGTCATCAGGTACGAACGGTTCGGGTGCGTCGGCCCCGGCAGCGAACAGAAGTAAGCATCGCAAACCGTAAAGGCGTCGGCTAGTGCGTAGTGGAAGGGAATGTCGCTACGCAAGTAGTAGCCCATCGTCATGTCGGTCTTGTACTGGGGCCACTGGTTGTACGCGCCGTTGTTGATCGCGTAGTGCGTCGGGTACCACGAGTGGTCGAGATCGCCGATGCATTGCGCGCTGGTCGTCTGCGTGTTCAGATGGAACGGCAGCACAGGTTGCGCCGCGTTTTCTTTCGACGGCTGGTACCACACGGGTTGCTGGCCGCCCGGCAGCGGAATCGGGAAGCGGTCGTTATAGCCACGTACGCCGCGCAGATGGCCGAAGTAGTGGTCGAAGGAACGGTTCTCCTGCATGAAAACGACAATGTGCTCGACATCGCGGATCGTGCCGGTGCGCGAAAACGCGGGCACGGCAAGCGCGTTGCGAATGGACTCGGGCAGCGCGGTCAGCGCGGCAGCAGCGCCGGCGGATGAAGCCACGGTCTGCAGGAAACGGCGACGGCTATTTGATGTCATCGAATATCACCTTCTGCGAGTAGAGAAAGAATAGCGCGCCACGCGCGCGCCGGTGGAGTCAGGTCAGTTGCTATTGGCGTTGTCGCCCGGTGCGTAATGCATCACGGGCGCGACTTGCTGGCTGTCGGCAGCGAGACTGGCTTGCATGATCTGGGTGATGGCGTCGGAGGCGGCAGCAGACCCGGCAGCGGGCTCGGCTGCGAGTGGCGCTGATGCATTGAGCATGCCAACCGCGGGGGCTAGCGTGGCGCTTTGCGCAGCATCGTTATTAGCGGCGCCCGGTGATGAAGACGTTGAAGACGTCGAGACCGAGGTGGAGTCGTCGGCGCCGCAACCGCTCAACGCGAAAGTCGCAATTGCAACGAAAGCGACGCTGACCAGGCGAGTGTCTGTTCTCATGTCTGCATCCATTTTGTGGCTGCGAATGCAGTCTCCATTCCTTTCGAGAAATAATTGTGAAACGTTTGCGAGTGAACAAAGCTTAACAATTCGCGTCAGATAATCGAAAGGAAGCGGAAAGCGATAAGCAGGAGAATAGTCACCGTAGCGCCACCCGCCTGAAGTCCAGGCACACCGAAAGAATTGCGGTTTGCATCACTCCGGTACGCGCATGACACACATCGACAGACCTTTCGACATCACGCGTCTCGAAGACGAATGGCTCGAAACAGACGGCTTCGGCGGCTTCGCATCGGGAACCGTCGGCACGCTGCGCACGCGCCGCTATCACGCGTTGCTGCTTACCGCCACGCGTGCGCCCGGCGGGCGCGTGGTGCTAGTCAACGGCATCGAGGCGTGGCTCGAAGCGGACGGCAAGCGTTATCCATTGAGCATGCAGCGCTACGTGCCGGACGTGATCTATCCGGACCTGAGCGCGAGTCTCCTCGCGTTTAGTACCGAGCCATGGCCCACGTGGCGCTTCCAGCCTGATTCGCAGAGCGTGATGACGGCTAAAGTATTCGTGAGCAAGGCGACGGGCGAAACTGTTCTGCGCTGGCGGCTGGAAGGTTCGGGAGTAGCGACCGCTGCGAGCGCGTTCAGTCTGAAAGTCAGGCCTTTGCTGTCCGGCCGCGACTATCACGCGCTGCACCACGAGAATTCCGCGTTCAACTTCAACGCGCAGACGAGTGGCGACCTGGCCTGTGCGAGTTGGCAACCCTATGGCGACCTGCCGGTCATCAACGCTGTAACAAACGGCGTCTACATGCACGCGCCTGATTGGTACCGGAACTTTTGCTACGTTCGCGAGCGCGAGCGGGGCCTGGATTTCAGCGAAGACCTCGCCACGCCCGGCGTGTTCAGCTTCGATCTCGCTGATGGCGAAGCGGTGATGATCTTTAGCGCGTCGATCGAATCGTCAGCGCCGACAGGCACGAAGACAGCCAGCTACGCAACGGAACCGGCTGGCACTGCCGCACGTGTAACCGAATCACTAAGCACCCAATCAGCCACCGCCCACGCAACCGAACTCGCGCGCATCGAACAGCAGCGCCGTTGCGCACTCGGCTCGCGCCTGCAGCGCTCCGCCGACTCCTACGTCGTAGCACGTAACCAAGGCCGCACGATCCTCGCCGGCTTTCCGTGGTTCACCGATTGGGGCCGTGACACGTTCATCGCCATGCGCGGCCTGCTGATCGTGACGGGCCGCCTCGACGAAGCCGAAGCGATCCTGCTCGGATGGTCAGGCACCTTGTCCGAAGGCATGCTGCCGAATCGTTTCCCCGACTATGGCGATACCCCGGAATACAACTCCGTCGATGCATCGTTATGGTTTGTCATCGCCGTCCACGACTATCTGGCAACGAACCACGCAAAGGCCGACACCCAAGCGCGCCTGCAGCAGGCAGTCGAAGCCATCCTCACGGGTTACACGAACGGCACGCGCTTCAACATCAAGGCATCCGCCGACGACGGCCTTCTCAGCGCCGGCGTTCCAGGCGTACAGCTTACGTGGATGGATGCAAAGGTCGGCGACTGGGTGGTCACGCCGCGCATCGGCAAACCGGTGGAAGTGCAGGCGCTCTGGATCAACGCATTGCGCATTGCAGCAACGTGGAATCCGCAGTGGCAGCAATCTGCGCAGCGAGCGTTGCAAGCGTTTCATGAACGCTTCACCGATCCGTCGACGCAAACGCTGGTCGACATCGTCGACGTGGATTTTGTGCAAGGCACGGTCGATCGCTCGATCCGCCCGAACCAGATTTTCGCCGTAGGCGGTCTGCCATTTCCGTTACTCGAAGGCGCGGCTGCGCGGGCCGTGGTCGATCAGGTCGAAGCGCAATTGCTCACGCCGCTTGGCCTCAGAACACTGGCCCCGTCCGATCCGGCCTACCGCGGGCACTATGGCGGCACGCCGCTGGAGCGCGATGGCGCCTATCATCAAGGGACGGTCTGGCCATGGCTGCTAGGCCCGTTCGTCGAAGCATGGCTACGGGTTCACGGTACCGAGCCAGATGCCCGTGCACAAGCCACAGCGCGTTTTCTCGCCCCCCTGTACGCGCATCTCGATCACGCCGGCCTCGACCATCTCTCCGAAATCGCCGACGGCGACGCGCCGCACACGCCCGCCGGCACACCGTTTCAGGCATGGTCGCTGGGGGAGTTGCTGCGCATCGAAAACCTGCTTGCCCGGTAGGAGCCCATCGCCGCCTAAACCGCGCTACGATGTGAATCCCACCGCCAGGCCCGTCGCAAGGACATCGTCATGCCACCGCTGCGCGCTGCCAATCTGTTCGCCACGATCGAAGGCTCCCGCCTCCATTCCGCCGACTGCGCCCATTGGCAGCGCTGGGGGCCGTACCTCAGCGAGCGTCAGTGGGGCACCGTGCGCGAGGATTACAGCGCGGACGGCACCGCCTGGGACCACTTTCCGCACGATCACGCGCGCAGCCGCGCCTACCGTTGGGGCGAAGACGGCATCGCCGGTTTCGGCGACGACAAACTCAGCTGGTGTGTGTCGCTCGCGCTGTGGAACCGCAAAGACCCGATCCTGAAGGAGCGTCTGTTCGGCCTCACCAACGCGCAGGGCAATCACGGCGAGGATGTGAAGGAGCTGTACTTCTACGTCGATGGCACACCTACGCATTCGTACATGCGGATGCTCTACAAGTATCCGCACGCCGCCTTTCCGTACGAGAACCTGGTTGAGGAAAACGCGCGGCGTGGCGGTGACATGCCGGAATACGAAATCCTCGACACCGGCGTGTTCGACGATCTGTGTTACTTCGACGTGCAGGTCGAATACGCGAAACATACGCCCGACGACATCCTGATGCGCGTCACGATCGAGAATCGTGCCGGCGAGGCGGCCTCGCTCGACGTGCTGCCGCAGATCTGGGCGCGCAATTCGTGGTCGTGGAAGGAGAACAAGGACAAGCCGTCGCTCGTAGCAGGCAAGGACCACGACGGTGAGGCTTACGTGACCGGCCGTCAGCATGGCCATGAGCCGATCGTCGTGACAGCGTGGTCGAAAGACGCGCCGCAGATGGCGTGGCTGTTCTGCGAGAACGACACCAACGTCAAGCGCCTGTTCAACATGGACGGCGCCGGGCCGTTCAAGGACGGCTTCAATGACTACCTCGTCCACGGCGACGAACAGGCGATACGCCGCGACGCCGGCACCAAGGCGGGCGCGCACGCATCGATCAAGCTCGGCCCGCATGGCCGCGCGGTGGTGTACATGCGCTGGCGTCCGCAGTCGAGTCCCGATAACGTGCAACTCGATGCCGATGCGGTGTTCGCTCACCGCATTGCCGAGGCCGACGAGTTCTATGGCGCGCTGCAACACGAGATCGACGATCCCGACGCGCGCCTTGTGCAGCGCCAGGCGCTCGCCGGCATGTTGTGGTCCAAGCAGTACTACCAGTACGACGTGCAGCGCTGGCTCGAAGGCGATCCGCTGCAACCCAGGCCGCCGGAGTCCCGCAAGCGCGGCCGCAATGTGGACTGGCGGCATCTGTGCAACGCGGACATCGTGTCGATGCCCGATAAGTGGGAATACCCGTGGTACGCGTCGTGGGACCTGGCGTTTCATGCGACTGCGTTCGCGCTGATCGATCCCGCGTTTGCCAAGCGTCAATTGCTGCTGCTGGTGAAGGACCGTTTTCAGCATCCGAACGGCCAGATGCCCGCCTACGAATGGGCGCTCGGCGACGCGAATCCCCCTGTGCATGCCTGGGCTGCGTGGCGCGTGTATGAAATCGACCGTGCGCTCACGGGCAAAGCGGATCGCGATTTTCTGGAACTTGTCTTCCACAAGCTGCTGCTGAACTTCACGTGGTGGGTGAACCGCAAGGATGCGGACGGTCGCAACATTTTCCAGGGCGGCTTTCTCGGGCTGGACAACGTCGGCATTTTCGACCGCTCGTCGCCGCTACCTACCGGCGGCCATATCGATCAGGCCGACGGTACCGCGTGGATGGCCGCGTACGCGCTCGACCTGATGCGGATCGCGCTCGAACTGGCGTATGCGAACCACGTGTTCGTCGATATCGGCGTGAAGTTCTTCGAGCACTTCCTGTATATCGCCGAGGCCGTGAGTTGCGACGACGGCTGCGATACCGGCCTATGGGACAGCGAAGACGAATTTTTCTACGACAAGCTGCGCCTGCCCGACGGCAGCAATATTCCCATGCGCCTGCGCTCGATCGTCGGCCTGATTCCGCTTTTTGCCGTACATGTGCTCGAAGAACGTCTGCATGGTCACTTGCCGGGTCTGCGCGAGCGGCTCGTCTGGTTCCTTGAACATCGCCCCGATCTGGCGAAGCTGGTTTCGCGCTGGAACCAGCCCGGCAAGGGCAATGCGTTGCTGCTCTCGCTATTGCGCGGGCATCGGATGAAAGCATTGCTGCGCCGTGCGCTCGACGAAAGCGAATTCCTCTCCGATCACGGCGTGCGGGCGCTGTCGCAAATCCATCGCGACCATCCATTCGAGTTTGACCACAACGGCACCCGCGTCACCGTCAAGTATCTGCCGGCCGAATCCGATACGCGCGTGTTCGGCGGCAATTCGAACTGGCGTGGACCGGTGTGGATGCCGGTGAACTATCTGCTGATTGAATCGCTGTACGAATTTCATCGCTATTACGGCGATGATTTCCGTGTCGAATATCCGACCGGTTCGGGGCAGAAGTTCTCGCTCAGCGAAATCGGCGATGAACTGGCGCGCCGGGCGACCACCCTGTTCCTGAAGGACAAAAACGGTGAACGTCCGGTGATGGGCGCGTATCCACTCTTGCAGGCTGACCCGCGTTCGCGCGATCTCGTGCTGTTCCATGAGTATTTTCATGGCGACAACGGGCGCGGCGTGGGCGCGTCGCATCAAACCGGCTGGAGCGGGCTGGTGGCGTTGCTCCTGCAACCGAGGGCAGTGGCCGCATCGGGCAGTGTGCCACTGGCAGGCGAGCCGGACCGGGCGCCCATACCAACATCGCCAAACTCCACTTCGGCGCCTGCTCCTGCATGCCCACCCGAGTCCGCGCCCGAACCCGCGCCTGCGCTGGCAGCGGCGGTGACCAAGTAACGGCTTCCTTAGGCGAATCCCATGTCGACTACTCCGAATACCCCAACTTCCACGAGCCACGAACCCAGTTGCAAAGTCCGCGCGGGTCCGCATGAGGGACCGTCGTCGCCGGCCGGCAAGCGGCCCGCGCCGTCTTGCACGCTGGTGATCTTCGGTGCCGGCGGCGACCTGACCAAGCGCCTGCTGATGCCCGCGCTGTATAACCTCGCGGTGGACGGCCTGCTCGACGACGGCATGAAGATCATCGGCGTGAATCACGGCGCGCGCGAGACGAGCGCATGGCGCGAAGACCTGCACACGTCGCTGCAGCAATTCGCCGCCGACAAAGCCAGCACCTTCCACGCGGGCAAGCTCGACGACACAGCGTGGGACTGGGTCGCGCAGCGGCTCGAATACATGGCCGGCGAGTTCGAAACCGACGATACGTTCACGAAGCTCAAGCAAAAGCTCGATCAATCGTCGGGCGGCAATGTGATTTTTTACCTGGCGGTCAGCTCGCGCTTTTTCAAGCCGATCGTCGAGCATCTCGGCAAGGCGGGCTTGCTGAAAGAAGGCGAGGGCCGCGCGGGTGGCGCGGCTGGCTTTCGCCGCCTCGTGATCGAGAAGCCGTTCGGCACCGATCTCGCTTCGGCACGCGATCTGAACGCGCACATCCTGTCGTATGCGAACGAGTCGCAGGTGTATCGCATCGATCACTTTCTCGGCAAGGACACGGTGCAGAGCATTCTCGCTGTGCGTTTCGCGAACGCGTTGTTCGAGCCGATCTGGCGGCGCGAACATATCGACAGCGTCCAGATCACCGCCGCCGAAACGATCGGCGTGGAAGGGCGCGGCAAGTTTTACGAGCAGACCGGCGCGTTCCGCGACATGCTGCCGAATCATCTGTTTCAATTGCTCGGCATGGTCGCCATGGAACCGCCCAATTCGTTCGATGCGGAAGCCGTGCGCGACAAGAAGGCTGAAATCTTCGACGCGATCCTGCCGTTGACCGCTGACGATGTCGTCTTCGGTCAATACGAAAAGGGGCCGGCGGGCGTTGGCTATCGTGAGGAACCGGACGTCGCACCGGGCAGCACGACGGAAACCTACGCCGCCGCGCGCGTGTATGTCGAGAACTGGCGCTGGGCGGGCGTGCCGTTCTATTTGCGCACCGGTAAGCGGCTTGCCGCGCGCCGCACGGAGATATCGGTGCAACTCAAGCCGGTGCCGTTTCGCCTGTTCCGCGACACGCCGGTCGACGCGCTGACGCCGAATGTGCTGACCTTGCGCATCGATCCCGCGCACGGCACGAGTTTCGACTTCAACGTGAAGACGCCGGGACCAGTGATGCGGGTCGGCGCGGTTCAATCGTCATTCGACTACGCCGACTTCTTCGCGGACCAGGCCAATGTCGGCTACGAGACCTTGCTATATGACTGCATGCTGGGCGACGAGACACTGTTCCAGCGCGCCGACAGCATCGAAACAAGCTGGTGCGCGGTGGACGATGTGCTGCACCCGAAGACCGGCGGTGCGATACCGGTGCACGGTTATGCGGCTGGCGGCGAGGGACCTGCCGAAGCGGACGCGCTGCTCGCACGAGACGGCCATGCATGGCGGCCTTTGAAACAGGATGCAATCGAAAAGAAGTAACTCCATGAGACGCACCGACACAATCGGGGGACACCGTGGTCACACGTAAGACGAAAGTAAAAAGCAGTACCGAGCGAATTCTGGCGATCGACGTGGGCGGCACCGGCTTGAAAGCCGCGATCATCGATGCGGATGGGCAGATGAAAACCGACCGATTGCGCGTGCCTACGCCGCATCCGTGCACGCCGGATCAACTGGTCGATGCATTGGCGAAGCTGGTCGAGCCGCTCGTCAAAAAGGAGACGCCCACGCTGATGTCGATCGGCTTTCCTGGCGTGGTGCGCAACAACCGCATTCTAACGGCGCCACACTTTGGCGTTGAAGGCTGGCACGACATCCCGCTAGCGGATTCGCTGGCGCAGCGCCTGGGTGGTTTGCCGGTGCGGATGATCAATGATGCCGAGATGCAGGGCTTTGCCGCGATCGAAGGTCATGGGCTCGAATTCGTGCTGACGCTTGGCACAGGCGCGGGCACGGCGATGTTCCGCGACGGCGAGCTGATGCCTCACCTTGAGCTTGCGCATCATCCTGTCAGCAAGAAGGGCGTGGCGTACGACGAGTACATCGGCGACGCGGCGCGAGAGAAGACGGGGAATAAGCGCTGGAATCGCCGGGTGCAGAAGGTGATCGGGATTCTCGATGCGCTGGTGAACTACGACAAGCTGTGGATTGGTGGTGGCAACGCGGCGCGGTTGACGTTCAAGTTGCCCGAGAACGTCGCGACAGTATCGAACGATGCAGGAATAGAAGGCGGCGCGCGGCTGTGGCATCCGAAGTCATTGCGTGAAACGCGGCAGTTGCCGGAGGCGAATGCGCGGACTGGCCGGTTCAAGTGATACGTGATGCGTGCGATGTCGTTGAGCGATTCACGTTGCGTCGGCGGAATAAAGCGGCAGGTCGATACGTTTGACCATCC
It encodes:
- a CDS encoding phosphocholine-specific phospholipase C yields the protein MTSNSRRRFLQTVASSAGAAAALTALPESIRNALAVPAFSRTGTIRDVEHIVVFMQENRSFDHYFGHLRGVRGYNDRFPIPLPGGQQPVWYQPSKENAAQPVLPFHLNTQTTSAQCIGDLDHSWYPTHYAINNGAYNQWPQYKTDMTMGYYLRSDIPFHYALADAFTVCDAYFCSLPGPTHPNRSYLMTGMVDPTGTMGGPLLDNSDYVDGDGPPNYQLLSWTTYPERLQAAGITWQIYQQGLTGADPLNGNYGTNVLQNFANFINAQPGSPLYERAQTVRTITDLKNDVLAGNLPQVSWLCPPAAYPEHPSYTPAYGAEYTSQILDALTSSPEVWSKTVLFIMYDENDGFFDHLVPPQPATTPAQGQSTVSTDGEIHNVVNPARGGTYTADGLPYGLGPRVPMTIVSPWSKGGFVCSQVFDHTSVIRFIETRFGVYEPNITAWRRAVCGDLTTAFDFRTPDASVPPLPDTSNYQQIANECTSQPKPTVPATPVAFDPQESGIRFARALPYELHVNGHADVKKNTFEIVLANTGGQGAHFYVYSTNRTDGPWRYTVEAGKSLNETFDLTTTNGVYAVEVFGPNGFVRKFEGNTQQATGGRGHNKPALPEIKVQYDVANGNVFLKFSNKGGGVARLTVTDNAYGARTRPVLVPAEAHIEEAWVLASSHHWYDLTVTSNDDASFSRRLAGHVENGRPSISDPAAVAPVLVVN
- a CDS encoding amylo-alpha-1,6-glucosidase; amino-acid sequence: MTHIDRPFDITRLEDEWLETDGFGGFASGTVGTLRTRRYHALLLTATRAPGGRVVLVNGIEAWLEADGKRYPLSMQRYVPDVIYPDLSASLLAFSTEPWPTWRFQPDSQSVMTAKVFVSKATGETVLRWRLEGSGVATAASAFSLKVRPLLSGRDYHALHHENSAFNFNAQTSGDLACASWQPYGDLPVINAVTNGVYMHAPDWYRNFCYVRERERGLDFSEDLATPGVFSFDLADGEAVMIFSASIESSAPTGTKTASYATEPAGTAARVTESLSTQSATAHATELARIEQQRRCALGSRLQRSADSYVVARNQGRTILAGFPWFTDWGRDTFIAMRGLLIVTGRLDEAEAILLGWSGTLSEGMLPNRFPDYGDTPEYNSVDASLWFVIAVHDYLATNHAKADTQARLQQAVEAILTGYTNGTRFNIKASADDGLLSAGVPGVQLTWMDAKVGDWVVTPRIGKPVEVQALWINALRIAATWNPQWQQSAQRALQAFHERFTDPSTQTLVDIVDVDFVQGTVDRSIRPNQIFAVGGLPFPLLEGAAARAVVDQVEAQLLTPLGLRTLAPSDPAYRGHYGGTPLERDGAYHQGTVWPWLLGPFVEAWLRVHGTEPDARAQATARFLAPLYAHLDHAGLDHLSEIADGDAPHTPAGTPFQAWSLGELLRIENLLAR
- a CDS encoding MGH1-like glycoside hydrolase domain-containing protein; its protein translation is MPPLRAANLFATIEGSRLHSADCAHWQRWGPYLSERQWGTVREDYSADGTAWDHFPHDHARSRAYRWGEDGIAGFGDDKLSWCVSLALWNRKDPILKERLFGLTNAQGNHGEDVKELYFYVDGTPTHSYMRMLYKYPHAAFPYENLVEENARRGGDMPEYEILDTGVFDDLCYFDVQVEYAKHTPDDILMRVTIENRAGEAASLDVLPQIWARNSWSWKENKDKPSLVAGKDHDGEAYVTGRQHGHEPIVVTAWSKDAPQMAWLFCENDTNVKRLFNMDGAGPFKDGFNDYLVHGDEQAIRRDAGTKAGAHASIKLGPHGRAVVYMRWRPQSSPDNVQLDADAVFAHRIAEADEFYGALQHEIDDPDARLVQRQALAGMLWSKQYYQYDVQRWLEGDPLQPRPPESRKRGRNVDWRHLCNADIVSMPDKWEYPWYASWDLAFHATAFALIDPAFAKRQLLLLVKDRFQHPNGQMPAYEWALGDANPPVHAWAAWRVYEIDRALTGKADRDFLELVFHKLLLNFTWWVNRKDADGRNIFQGGFLGLDNVGIFDRSSPLPTGGHIDQADGTAWMAAYALDLMRIALELAYANHVFVDIGVKFFEHFLYIAEAVSCDDGCDTGLWDSEDEFFYDKLRLPDGSNIPMRLRSIVGLIPLFAVHVLEERLHGHLPGLRERLVWFLEHRPDLAKLVSRWNQPGKGNALLLSLLRGHRMKALLRRALDESEFLSDHGVRALSQIHRDHPFEFDHNGTRVTVKYLPAESDTRVFGGNSNWRGPVWMPVNYLLIESLYEFHRYYGDDFRVEYPTGSGQKFSLSEIGDELARRATTLFLKDKNGERPVMGAYPLLQADPRSRDLVLFHEYFHGDNGRGVGASHQTGWSGLVALLLQPRAVAASGSVPLAGEPDRAPIPTSPNSTSAPAPACPPESAPEPAPALAAAVTK
- the zwf gene encoding glucose-6-phosphate dehydrogenase, whose protein sequence is MSTTPNTPTSTSHEPSCKVRAGPHEGPSSPAGKRPAPSCTLVIFGAGGDLTKRLLMPALYNLAVDGLLDDGMKIIGVNHGARETSAWREDLHTSLQQFAADKASTFHAGKLDDTAWDWVAQRLEYMAGEFETDDTFTKLKQKLDQSSGGNVIFYLAVSSRFFKPIVEHLGKAGLLKEGEGRAGGAAGFRRLVIEKPFGTDLASARDLNAHILSYANESQVYRIDHFLGKDTVQSILAVRFANALFEPIWRREHIDSVQITAAETIGVEGRGKFYEQTGAFRDMLPNHLFQLLGMVAMEPPNSFDAEAVRDKKAEIFDAILPLTADDVVFGQYEKGPAGVGYREEPDVAPGSTTETYAAARVYVENWRWAGVPFYLRTGKRLAARRTEISVQLKPVPFRLFRDTPVDALTPNVLTLRIDPAHGTSFDFNVKTPGPVMRVGAVQSSFDYADFFADQANVGYETLLYDCMLGDETLFQRADSIETSWCAVDDVLHPKTGGAIPVHGYAAGGEGPAEADALLARDGHAWRPLKQDAIEKK
- a CDS encoding ROK family protein, with product MVTRKTKVKSSTERILAIDVGGTGLKAAIIDADGQMKTDRLRVPTPHPCTPDQLVDALAKLVEPLVKKETPTLMSIGFPGVVRNNRILTAPHFGVEGWHDIPLADSLAQRLGGLPVRMINDAEMQGFAAIEGHGLEFVLTLGTGAGTAMFRDGELMPHLELAHHPVSKKGVAYDEYIGDAAREKTGNKRWNRRVQKVIGILDALVNYDKLWIGGGNAARLTFKLPENVATVSNDAGIEGGARLWHPKSLRETRQLPEANARTGRFK